The proteins below come from a single Stomoxys calcitrans chromosome 1, idStoCalc2.1, whole genome shotgun sequence genomic window:
- the LOC131997167 gene encoding uncharacterized protein LOC131997167: MAPLPQDRCTITPAFHVTGIDFAGPFDIKSSPLRRSPLLKGYVSIFVCFATKAVHLEPCSELSTAAFEAAFARFLGRRGLPRKVVSDNGRNFVGASRKLLREFRSFIQVVASDISEKYSTQGFEWQFIPPHAPHMGGLWEAAVKSFKHHFKRVAGAHLFTFEQFATVLARIEGVLNSRPISAVSEDPNDLTALTPGHFLKGSPIMSFLEPNAQDISLINRWLRLKAIHHQFATQWKEDYLKALQKRYKWKNTSPNVKIGDLVVVIDDLLPPSDWRLGRVVKTHAGSDSNTRVAEIKHAWSRYVQMPSM, translated from the exons ATGGCACCGCTCCCTCAAGATAGATGTACGATAACTCCGGCATTTCACGTCACGGGCATAGACTTTGCAGGGCCTTTTGACATTAAGAGTTCGCCACTACGCCGTTCCCCTCTCTTAAAGGGTTATGTCAGCATCTTTGTATGCTTCGCCACGAAAGCCGTACATCTGGAACCATGCTCGGAACTTTCCACGGCGGCATTTGAGGCCGCTTTTGCTCGTTTTCTTGGGAGACGAGGCCTACCTCGGAAGGTAGTTTCGGATAATGGTAGGAATTTCGTTGGTGCCAGTCGCAAGCTTCTACGGGAATTCAGGAGTTTTATCCAAGTAGTAGCAAGCGATATATCTGAGAAATACTCGACACAGGGGTTTGAATGGCAATTTATACCGCCCCATGCTCCACATATGGGTGGACTTTGGGAGGCAGCCGTTAAGAGCTTCAAACACCATTTTAAACGAGTGGCTGGAGCTCACTTGTTCACCTTCGAACAGTTTGCTACCGTTCTTGCGCGGATCGAAGGAGTCTTGAACTCACGTCCAATTTCCGCCGTCTCTGAGGACCCGAACGACCTCACAGCTTTGACTCCCGGGCACTTTTTGAAGGGTTCGCCAATCATGTCATTTCTGGAGCCGAATGCGCAAGACATATCCCTGATAAATAGATGGCTAAGGCTGAAGGCGATACATCACCAGTTCGCTACACAATGGAAGGAAGATTACCTCAAGGCTCTTCAAAAacgatataagtggaagaacaCTTCTCCTAATGTAAAGATCGGTGATCTTGTAGTCGTAATTGACGATTTGCTGCCCCCTAGCGACTGGCGATTGGGGAGAGTAGTTAAGACTCACGCTGGGTCCGATAGCAATACAAGAGTTGCGGAG ATAAAACATGCCTGGTCAAGATATGTACAAATGCCATCTATGTAA
- the LOC131997165 gene encoding uncharacterized protein LOC131997165, protein MSLENAASDLASLPSGSNNLTSSSSSVRNSPSQDKFLFDCDHLINFCTQFEQSDIQDQTDSVLEVKLEDLENRWQRLQATYEGLMLAPSNTNTKDFRANARINFNASSEAYYTARSQILDILRISGGNARQNARHSLIPAYIPQPSANHPSQEIGSGYIKVPPCDTEVFKGGYEEWPSFRDMFTAVYANHPKLTRAQKLYHLRNKTKGAAGTIVKRYTLCDENFELAWSAPKARYENKRVLVDNQLKILFNIPTASVENSEAIHRIQSTVNDCLCTLRTLDVNVESWDPILLYLVSTKLPDETLALWEQSLTSHRELPTWNQLDEFLISRYEIVERLSSMKATKTRSSLPSQNSGKIQTYHSQEKLSSSCPLCSSDHSIRSCGQFRKYTAQQRIDFAFKHKLCINCLSSSHLKTNCKSTNTCIVCHKPHHTLLHLKGKPEGKSEDQVPHTSHNDNKVPIQSSDPSPKASSHIEAPSTSGARRPSHVQANFSANNEMILLRTALVRIEHHGELFTLRALIDPGSQRTFITQRMQKRLQLPTTKAHFEIFGIGEQTQTSEKECQLVIAAEKYDVRFTVSAIVLPKVTKWLPSVSFEISNPSDLEELDLADPNFNKSAQIDLILGNDPERFINIDGIRKNICGDTSAYNTVFGWVLSGPMQTDRIFSFSTNVVESEDVKISELLRKFWEQEEIPMASPLCEEDQFCEEFYSKTTSRSPDGRYVVRLPFKAEFSDSLSLGSSRFLALAQYNRMESKLSDDPELNTEYNSVLNEYISLGHAEETSSQEINSGGKYNSFYLPHHAVVRPEHKSTKVRIVFNASRKSKSGQSLNDVLHTGPTLQTDLTSVLLNWRKYRYVFCGDIQKMYRQIWLHPIDRAYQRILFRPDPKGPVKDFELKTVTFGLNCAPFLAIRTLLQLASDSESEFPDVAETLRKETYVDDILSGGFSIEDTIRAQENLSSVLKHAGFPLVKMTANNPKLLAHLPQESLYDSEFLRFNESSTTKTLGIKWNALTDSFSYTLGAIPTDQPISKRKVLSAVAQLFDPAGWVAPVVIRSKILMQQLWLEGLDWDDELSPETLLKWNALVSDLKHIGSISIPRWLQYHPSDIVEIHGFSDASQAAMCACQGSTTKTRLPASIGAQWGISAR, encoded by the exons ATGAGCTTGGAAAACGCAGCCTCAGATTTAGCATCCCTACCTTCGGGATCTAATAATCTTACAAGCTCGTCTTCCTCAGTGAGAAATTCACCTAGTCAGGACAAGTTTCTCTTTGACTGTGACCATTTGATCAACTTTTGCACTCAGTTTGAACAGAGTGATATTCAAGATCAAACGGATTCGGTATTGGAGGTGAAGTTGGAGGACTTGGAGAATAGGTGGCAACGGCTTCAAGCTACCTATGAAGGTCTCATGCTAGCTCCAAGTAACACCAATACCAAGGACTTTAGGGCGAACGCGAGGATAAATTTCAACGCCAGCTCCGAAGCTTATTACACAGCTAGATCGCAgattctcgacattctgagaatCTCGGGGGGAAATGCTCGCCAAAACGCGAGGCACAGCCTTATTCCGGCTTATATTCCCCAACCCTCGGCTAACCATCCTTCTCAAGAGATTGGTAGTGGCTACATCAAGGTCCCTCCCTGTGATACTGAGGTATTTAAAGGAGGCTACGAGGAATGGCCGTCATTCCGTGACATGTTCACGGCGGTTTACGCAAACCATCCGAAATTGACTCGAGCTCAAAAGTTATATCATCTGCGAAATAAGACTAAGGGGGCAGCCGGCACCATAGTCAAAAGATACACTCTCTGTGATGAGAATTTTGAGCTCGCTTGGAGTGCCCCCAAGGCTCGGTATGAAAATAAGCGAGTCTTAGTAGATAATCAGTTGAAAATCCTCTTCAACATCCCAACGGCCTCTGTGGAGAATAGTGAAGCAATTCACAGGATTCAATCCACAGTTAACGATTGTCTCTGCACTCTAAGAACTCTTGACGTCAATGTGGAAAGCTGGGATCCAATCTTGTTATACTTGGTATCAACCAAGTTGCCAGATGAGACACTGGCTCTCTGGGAACAATCACTCACATCTCACCGTGAACTTCCCACTTGGAACCAGTTAGACGAGTTTCTCATTAGCCGATACGAGATCGTAGAACGTCTCTCAAGCATGAAGGCCACAAAAACTAGAAGTTCGCTCCCATCTCAAAACAGTGGTAAGATCCAAACTTATCACTCGCAAGAAAAGCTCAGTTCTTCTTGCCCCCTATGCAGTTCCGATCACTCGATAAGAAGTTGTGGCCAGTTTCGCAAATATACTGCACAGCAACGCATAGATTTTGCGTTTAAACACAAATTATGCATTAATTGCTTATCCTCGTCTCATCTCAAGACAAATTGCAAAAGTACAAACACTTGCATCGTTTGTCACAAGCCACATCATACCCTTCTTCACCTTAAAGGTAAACCTGAGGGAAAATCTGAGGATCAAGTACCTCATACCAGTCATAACGACAACAAAGTTCCGATCCAATCATCTGATCCAAGCCCAAAGGCTTCATCTCATATTGAAGCGCCCTCAACTTCAGGGGCAAGACGCCCCTCTCATGTTCAGGCCAATTTCTCGGCCAACAATGAAATGATTTTGCTACGAACAGCTCTGGTTCGCATTGAACATCATGGGGAGCTGTTTACTCTAAGAGCCCTCATTGATCCTGGTTCTCAACGAACATTCATTACTCAAAGAATGCAGAAGCGCTTGCAACTTCCCACTACTAAAGCGCACTTTGAGATTTTTGGAATTGGCGAACAAACTCAAACGTCGGAAAAGGAATGCCAACTCGTCATTGCTGCCGAGAAGTACGATGTCCGCTTTACTGTCTCGGCAATAGTTTTGCCTAAAGTGACAAAATGGCTCCCTTCAGTCTCATTCGAGATTTCAAATCCCTCAGACTTGGAGGAGCTTGACTTAGCCGATCCAAACTTTAATAAATCCGCTCAAATTGACCTAATTTTAGGCAATGATCCTGAACGATTCATAAATATTGATGGAATCAGGAAGAATATATGTGGCGATACCTCAGCATACAATACAGTTTTTGGCTGGGTATTGAGCGGTCCAATGCAAACTGACAGAATTTTCTCATTTTCCACGAACGTGGTTGAATCCGAGGATGTAAAAATAAGCGAACTTCTGAGAAAATTCTGGGAGCAAGAAGAGATACCCATGGCTTCCCCTCTGTGTGAGGAAGATCAGTTTTGCGAGGAGTTCTACTCGAAAACTACCTCCAGATCCCCGGATGGTAGATACGTCGTGAGACTGCCTTTCAAAGCAGAATTCTCCGACTCCCTATCTCTTGGCTCATCTCGTTTTCTCGCTCTGGCTCAATATAATCGAATGGAGTCAAAGCTCTCCGATGATCCCGAGCTAAATACCGAATATAATTCAGTTTTGAATGAGTACATCTCTCTCGGTCATGCTGAAGAGACCTCATCCCAAGAAATAAACTCCGGTGGAAAATACAATTCGTTCTATCTCCCCCACCATGCAGTCGTCCGTCCAGAGCATAAGTCCACTAAAGTCAGAATCGTCTTTAACGCGTCTCGTAAGAGCAAATCGGGCCAGTCTTTAAATGATGTGCTCCATACTGGGCCTACGCTCCAGACTGATTTGACATCAGTACTTCTCAATTGGCGAAAGTATAGATATGTTTTCTGCGGGGACATTCAAAAGATGTATAGGCAGATATGGCTACACCCAATCGACAGAGCTTATCAGCGTATACTTTTCCGGCCAGATCCCAAGGGACCGGTAAAAGATTTTGAGTTAAAAACGGTTACCTTTGGCCTGAACTGTGCGCCGTTTTTAGCAATTCGCACGCTCCTACAACTCGCCTCGGATTCTGAAAGTGAATTTCCCGATGTTGCAGAAACATTGAGAAAAGAGACATATGTCGACGACATTTTGTCCGGAGGCTTCTCTATAGAGGACACTATTCGAGCACAAGAGAACTTAAGCTCAGTCCTTAAGCATGCAGGGTTTCCTCTTGTCAAAATGACTGCAAACAACCCCAAATTGCTTGCTCATCTCCCACAAGAGAGTCTATATGACTCCGAGTTCTTGCGCTTTAACGAGTCGAGCACTACCAAGACACTTGGCATCAAATGGAATGCGCTAACTGATTCCTTCAGTTACACTCTCGGCGCCATTCCGACGGACCAACCCATTAGTAAACGCAAGGTACTTTCAGCCGTTGCTCAATTATTTGATCCTGCAGGTTGGGTTGCTCCTGTAGTAATTAGATCGAAGATATTGATGCAACAACTTTGGCTCGAAGGTCTTGATTGGGATGATGAACTCAGCCCAGAGACTTTGCTGAAGTGGAACGCTCTGGTATCCGATTTGAAGCACATCGGGTCAATTTCTATTCCTAGATGGCTGCAGTACCATCCCTCCGATATAGTTGAAATACACGGATTCTCTGACGCGTCTCAAGCGGCAATGTGTGCATGC CAAGGTAGCACCACTAAAACCCGTCTGCCTGCCTCGATTGGAGCTCAATGGGGCATTTCTGCTCGCTAA